Proteins found in one Sorghum bicolor cultivar BTx623 chromosome 1, Sorghum_bicolor_NCBIv3, whole genome shotgun sequence genomic segment:
- the LOC110431793 gene encoding skin secretory protein xP2-like, whose translation MANSLALFARSLSLSAYLVTSSEIPRHHRAAPPRGPAAPAPLLRSQRAHRSRRIPRIAPLPSAKPPVHRSAASVNLAGIGHGAAAAVRPPAACTSATHLGPPWTRWSSAAVLIHWRAMDPPLMRRHVAGRIGHPRRPCAASDVNPGHAAGQGTGEPACAAEDAAPQTTEQPAAAAVPVSTEEPPTGAPTTASSPARAEEATGAPPPANAAEREGRAPTPPPAEQSEVPTPPRAGAALTAGSPGLFRGPCSR comes from the exons ATGGCGAACTCACTGGCGCTATTCGCGCGCTCACTCTCCCTCTCTGCATACCTCGTGACCTCGTCGGAGATCCCTCGCCACCACCGAGCTGCCCCGCCGCGAGGACCGGCCGCCCCAGCCCCTCTTTTGCGCAGCCAACGTGCGCACCGCTCTCGCCGTATCCCGCGCATCGCGCCTCTACCCTCGGCAAAGCCTCCTGTGCACCGCAGCGCCGCCTCGGTGAACCTCGCCGGCATCGGCCATGGTGCCGCTGCTGCGGTCCGCCCCCCTGCCgcatgcacatccgccacccacctcggtccaccatggacccggTGGTCCAGCGCCGCAGTCCTGATCCACTGGCGGGCCATGGACCCGCCGCTCAtgcgccgccacgtggccggccgaATCGGCCACCCGCGTCGCCCCTG cgcggcgtcggatgtcaaccccggCCATGCCGCCGGCCAGGGGACGGGTGAGCCTGCCtgcgctgctgaagacgcggcGCCGCAGACCACGGAGCAGCCTGCGGCTGCAGCTGTTCCTGTGAGCACCGAGGAGCCCCCTACCGGGGCAccgaccacggcgagcagcccgGCCAGGGCTGAGGAGGCTACAGGGGCACCTCCCCCAGCGAACGCCGCAGAAAGGGAGGGGAGAGCCCCAACCCCTCCTCCCGCCGAGCAGAgcgaagtccccacgccgccccgagcaggggccgcttTGACTGCAGGATCCCCGGGTCTGTTccgggggcca tgctcaaggtga